One genomic window of bacterium includes the following:
- a CDS encoding ComF family protein, with translation MNLQRSRVREWPIWSLIYAPLCAHCRRTIPASVVLFCDACWAELPRAEKTPSDRLPKHIDGLHAAFAYREGSVTREIVHSLKFEGAIELAPRMVEMMLRTIPIGFLNSDDVWVPVPLHWIRKGDRSFNQSQLLTRELCKRIGGTISEVLRRVRNTPAQSGQGIRKRTKNVRGAFRYVRSKAIPESVMLVDDVVTTGATVSECARVLKQSGVKQVRVLTFARAE, from the coding sequence TTGAACTTGCAGAGGTCACGAGTTCGAGAGTGGCCAATCTGGTCGCTAATCTACGCACCACTGTGCGCTCATTGTCGCAGGACTATTCCGGCCTCTGTCGTACTGTTTTGTGATGCCTGCTGGGCCGAACTGCCGCGAGCAGAAAAGACGCCTTCCGACAGACTGCCGAAGCACATTGACGGACTACATGCAGCTTTCGCTTATCGCGAAGGCTCGGTGACGCGTGAGATAGTCCACTCCCTCAAGTTTGAAGGTGCGATTGAGTTGGCGCCTCGCATGGTGGAAATGATGCTGCGCACCATTCCAATCGGTTTCCTGAACAGTGATGATGTCTGGGTGCCGGTACCGCTGCATTGGATACGAAAAGGTGATCGTTCGTTTAATCAAAGCCAACTACTGACACGCGAACTGTGCAAACGCATTGGAGGGACGATTTCGGAAGTCCTCCGGCGTGTTCGGAATACGCCCGCGCAGTCAGGTCAGGGTATTCGGAAGCGCACCAAGAACGTGCGCGGTGCATTTCGATATGTTAGAAGCAAGGCAATTCCCGAATCTGTCATGTTGGTGGATGATGTCGTGACCACCGGTGCGACCGTATCGGAATGTGCAAGAGTGCTGAAGCAATCGGGCGTAAAGCAGGTACGCGTCTTAACATTCGCTCGCGCTGAATAG